A single window of Watersipora subatra chromosome 11, tzWatSuba1.1, whole genome shotgun sequence DNA harbors:
- the LOC137407992 gene encoding uncharacterized protein, with protein MAEIKRIAKSLDIAFTTKTKKSALVKKIKEIDPEALDENKCFLWAVLSCLYPSSDHVDRLSKYIPYKNALKTKMLKYPVTIDQIQKFANKNKLVINAFEWIESKGENGRMEIVHTDNRLYTEEAEGIPEVNLLLYKDHYMWIKSVSALMRKQTDMTGGHSKHTCLRCLHHATCERTFKDHIKGCLAAHDGTCAVKIPEPGSVMKFKNFKNMEKAPYTVYADFESVIERETKLHSACGYGLKLVNSVGESLRFEMYRGEDCMEQFFKVLDELKEYIDSIPIAEMIITPEQEQKFYRDVEAGTSECWICKKPQGESMVRDHDHVSGLYRGPAHNKCNLNLRQTKKIKVIFHNFRGYDSHLITKAWNGKQIKCYMCKEKADVNAVLVTVYKRNIDKLVVHKKCKLYQHDSLNEPQDPKRCFACGLEGYEDDPLVMRNIPDKKLGVAHKMCVIEKSFLWQQLRKYTKFEGAEDIDVIANTDEKYMSMIIGRFEFIDSLQHLNSSLAKLVEGLDDLPHLKREYPEHAGLLSRKGVYPYEYMDSHERFEERRLPDKKYFSSSLENYAGISGENYRHAQKVWKELRCETLGDYHDLYLKTDVLLLTDVFESHRSTAMNLYSLDPCHYISAPSLSWDALFKIAKQELELISNVDMYNFVESGIRGGVSTCGGIRFAKANNPYVEGYDEKKPTNYLMYLDENNLYGWAMSQKLPTGGFQWEEDLPDINDDEGYIAEVDLEYPKKLHDEHNDYPLAPESMKPDQWSEYMRDVGELDKLGEPCYAKVPKLVSNLRDKREYVVHHKILKFYLQKGLRLTKVHRVLKFKESAWMEPYIRLNTKLRKKVKTDFEKDFFKLMNNAVFGKSMENVRKRIDVELTTKMNRKQKLINKPRFKCKKEFNDNLAAILMSKSTVALNKPIYVGQAILDLSKLLMYEFFYDDIRRQYPDARMMYTDTDSLVLLIETEDFYKEMPLENYDTSNYPKDHPCYSVKNKKVIGLLKDEGGGQPIAEFVSFKAKSYYIKYQPWNLDKSVEANLIPNKKRKPSKGTKCSCKDSKNCKCLINEIKKRNKGVSKCKGVKKCVTKNLSFETYKRCLNTGDPAPEAEMTTLRSRLHEIQNWTFSKKTLSTFDDKRYYTDPVNSFAHGHYRIKQALTASSS; from the coding sequence ATGGCAGAGATAAAACGGATTGCAAAGTCTCTGGACATTGCTTTTACTACCAAAACCAAGAAATCAGCgttagttaaaaaaataaaagaaatagatCCAGAGGCTTTGGATGAAAACAAGTGCTTTTTGTGGGCGGTACTCTCATGCCTATACCCATCATCGGATCATGTAGACAGGCTATCAAAGTACATCCCGTATAAAAATGccttaaaaactaaaatgttaaAGTACCCGGTCACCATAGACCAGATCCAAAAGTTTGCTAACAAGAACAAACTTGTGATTAATGCGTTTGAGTGGATCGAATCTAAGGGAGAAAACGGCAGAATGGAGATTGTCCACACGGATAACCGGTTGTATACTGAGGAGGCGGAAGGTATTCCCGAGGTTAACCTGCTTCTCTACAAGGATCATTACATGTGGATTAAAAGCGTGTCTGCATTAATGCGCAAGCAAACGGATATGACCGGTGGTCATAGCAAACACACGTGCTTACGCTGCCTTCATCACGCTACGTGCGAGAGAACATTTAAGGACCACATCAAAGGGTGCCTAGCCGCTCACGATGGAACTTGCGCTGTTAAAATCCCCGAACCGGGGTCggtaatgaaatttaaaaactttaagaACATGGAGAAAGCACCGTACACAGTCTACGCAGATTTTGAGTCAGTTATAGAGAGAGAGACAAAATTACATAGCGCGTGTGGGTATGGGTTAAAGTTGGTTAATAGCGTGGGTGAGTCACTAAGGTTTGAAATGTACAGAGGCGAGGATTGTATGGAGCAGTTCTTTAAGGTGTTAGACGAGTTGAAAGAATACATTGATAGTATACCGATTGCTGAGATGATCATCACTCCTGAACAGGAACAAAAATTTTATCGCGATGTTGAAGCGGGTACATCGGAGTGCTGGATATGTAAAAAACCGCAGGGTGAGTCTATGGTTAGGGACCACGATCATGTATCGGGGTTGTATAGAGGTCCGGCTCATAACAAATGCAATCTTAATTTACGACAAACTAAAAAGATTAAGGTGATATTTCACAATTTTCGTGGCTATGACTCTCACCTTATCACCAAAGCTTGGAAtggtaaacaaataaaatgctacATGTGTAAGGAAAAGGCCGATGTCAATGCAGTTCTGGTTACTGTGTATAAACGCAATATTGACAAATTGGTTGTACATAAAAAGTGTAAACTATATCAACACGATAGTCTAAATGAGCCACAGGACCCTAAGCGCTGCTTTGCATGCGGTTTGGAAGGATATGAAGATGATCCTTTAGTGATGCGAAACATTCCAGACAAAAAGTTGGGAGTGGCTCATAAAATGTGTGTGATTGAAAAGTCATTCCTATGGCAGCAGTTGCGCAAGTATACAAAGTTTGAGGGGGCAGAGGATATTGATGTTATAGCCAATACCGATGAAAAATACATGTCTATGATAATAGGCAGGTTTGAGTTTATAGACAGCCTCCAGCACCTCAATAGCTCATTGGCTAAATTGGTGGAAGGCCTAGATGATCTACCGCACCTGAAACGAGAGTATCCAGAGCATGCCGGACTACTTTCCAGGAAGGGTGTATATCCGTACGAGTACATGGATTCTCACGAGCGGTTTGAAGAACGACGACTCCCGGATAAAAAGTACTTTAGTTCATCGCTTGAAAATTATGCCGGTATAAGTGGTGAGAACTATCGGCACGCTCAAAAAGTGTGGAAAGAGCTGCGGTGCGAGACTTTGGGTGATTATCATGATCTCTATCTTAAGACGGATGTCTTGCTTTTGACTGATGTTTTTGAGAGCCATAGATCGACAGCCATGAATTTATATAGTCTTGATCCGTGTCACTACATCTCAGCACCCTCATTGTCATGGGATGCATTGTTTAAAATAGCAAAACAAGAACTAGAGCTCATCAGTAATGTAGACATGTACAATTTTGTAGAGAGTGGTATAAGAGGTGGCGTTTCTACATGCGGAGGTATTCGATTTGCCAAAGCCAACAACCCCTATGTCGAGGGGTATGACGAAAAGAAACCAACGAACTACCTGATGTACTTAGATGAGAATAACCTATATGGATGGGCAATGTCACAAAAGCTACCGACTGGTGGATTTCAGTGGGAAGAGGACCTGCCAGACATTAATGATGATGAAGGCTACATTGCGGAGGTGGACTTGGAATACCCAAAAAAGCTCCACGATGAACATAATGATTATCCACTGGCACCTGAATCTATGAAACCTGATCAGTGGTCAGAGTATATGCGCGATGTGGGAGAGCTTGACAAGCTTGGAGAGCCGTGCTATGCAAAAGTTCCTAAGCTGGTGTCAAACCTTCGAGATAAGCGCGAGTACGTTGTGCACCAcaaaattctaaagttttatttgCAAAAGGGCTTGCGTCTGACTAAAGTGCACAGAGTCCTCAAGTTTAAGGAGAGTGCATGGATGGAGCCGTACATTCGACTAAATACCAAGCTTCGAAAAAAGGTCAAAACTGATTTTGAAAAGGACTTTTTTAAGCTCATGAACAATGCGGTATTCGGGAAATCGATGGAGAATGTTCGCAAACGAATAGATGTAGAGTTGACTACTAAAATGAATCGCAAACAAAAGCTCATAAATAAGCCGCGATTCAAGTGTAAGAAAGAGTTTAATGACAACTTGGCGGCCATTCTCATGAGCAAATCTACAGTGGCCCTAAACAAACCTATTTACGTCGGTCAGGCCATTTTAGATCTATCAAAACTGCTCATGTACGAATTCTTTTACGATGACATACGACGGCAATACCCTGATGCTAGAATGATGTATACTGACACGGACAGCTTAGTGTTATTAATCGAGACGGAAGATTTTTATAAGGAAATGCCGCTCGAAAATTATGATACGAGCAACTACCCTAAAGATCATCCGTGCTACAGCGTGAAAAACAAGAAAGTGATAGGTCTACTCAAGGATGAAGGTGGTGGACAACCAATTGCAGAGTTTGTGTCTTTTAAGGCCAAGTCATACTACATAAAGTATCAACCATGGAATCTCGATAAATCTGTTGAGGCAAACCTCATACCCAACAAAAAGAGAAAACCTAGTAAAGGAACAAAATGTTCCTGCAAAGACTCTAAGAACTGCAAGTGTCTGATAAATGAAATTAAGAAACGAAACAAAGGTGTGAGTAAGTGCAAGGGTGTCAAAAAATGCGTAACTAAGAATCTAAGCTTTGAGACGTACAAGCGGTGTCTGAATACCGGAGATCCTGCTCCAGAAGCGGAAATGACAACCCTCCGATCGCGTCTGCACGAGATCCAGAACTGGACTTTTAGCAAAAAGACTCTTTCCACCTTTGACGACAAGCGTTATTACACGGATCCGGTAAACAGCTTCGCGCATGGGCATTATAGAATAAAACAAGCGCTTACTGCGTCAAGCTCCTGA